One genomic segment of Gimesia sp. includes these proteins:
- a CDS encoding prepilin-type N-terminal cleavage/methylation domain-containing protein yields MQKRSPNAPSASQHNRSAFTLIELMIVIVIILILIGLLIPAVGAVRLRAQQANVRTEITSLEGAITAFRQDFGMDPPSGIVLYESGSATWDQRSKGLIRKMWPQFNFGLDKDINGDGDTTDVIALNAGECLVFFLGGVSERAADGTFRVFGFSKNPARPFLNPGHTSADPGYSASLTATNSGRLGPYFEFDNSRFVDTDGDLSPEFLDPFPSQQKPYIYVSSYDGRGYRVADITGTGMTSVYFQGDPSTTPSTNSTPFKPKSYQIISPGADYQFGTGGNYDANKNFPAGRTVEADNITNFVGGALK; encoded by the coding sequence ATGCAAAAACGGTCGCCAAATGCCCCTTCGGCGTCGCAGCACAACAGGAGTGCGTTTACTCTGATCGAGCTCATGATTGTGATCGTGATCATCCTGATTCTGATCGGCCTCCTCATCCCCGCCGTAGGTGCCGTCCGTCTCCGAGCACAGCAGGCGAACGTCAGAACGGAAATTACCAGCCTGGAAGGTGCCATTACTGCCTTCAGGCAGGATTTCGGTATGGATCCCCCCAGTGGCATCGTGCTCTATGAATCCGGCAGTGCCACCTGGGATCAGCGCAGCAAAGGACTGATCCGCAAAATGTGGCCACAGTTTAACTTCGGCCTTGATAAAGATATCAACGGGGATGGGGACACCACAGACGTGATTGCACTGAATGCAGGGGAATGTCTGGTCTTCTTCCTGGGAGGTGTTTCGGAACGGGCTGCTGATGGCACGTTTCGGGTGTTTGGCTTCTCAAAAAATCCAGCCCGTCCTTTTCTAAATCCCGGCCATACTTCAGCAGATCCAGGTTACTCTGCTTCTCTGACAGCGACGAATTCCGGACGTCTGGGGCCCTACTTCGAATTTGATAACAGTCGTTTTGTTGATACAGACGGTGATCTTTCCCCCGAATTCCTTGATCCCTTTCCCAGTCAACAGAAGCCTTATATCTACGTCAGCAGCTATGACGGACGCGGCTATCGCGTGGCGGATATTACCGGGACAGGTATGACCAGCGTCTATTTCCAGGGAGATCCTTCAACGACTCCGTCGACTAACAGTACACCTTTCAAGCCCAAGTCATATCAGATTATTTCACCCGGTGCTGACTATCAGTTCGGGACCGGCGGCAATTATGACGCCAATAAAAACTTCCCGGCCGGTCGGACTGTTGAAGCAGACAATATCACCAATTTTGTCGGCGGGGCGTTGAAGTAG
- a CDS encoding type II secretion system F family protein, whose amino-acid sequence MPVYQYEAMDNTGLEVKDTIEAPSEADAQTMIKEKGFFVTKIAEKGRGKKQKKGAGGKGGAAAKKASAKKGGFSIGGVRPKQLCTFTRQLSTLQDAGLPILRSLRILESQAKPGPLKASLDGVIEDIESGNTLSEAMAKQPKCFDNLYVNMVKAGEAGGALEIILQRLAEFKERAQSLKKKVQGAMIYPVAVITVASLIVGFIMYWIIPKFKKIFLDFGTELPGITLMLMNVSDIVVNYFYLFPAVPIALWIFIKIVRKNKKGAFIVDWISLRIPLLGKIISKSVTARTCRTLGTLISSGVPILEAIIIARDTAGNMVFQRAFDTIYAAIREGETMAVPLKEARIVDDIVVNMVDVGEETGALDDMLYKVADVYDEEVAVLVDALVSLLEPLMVIVLGLIVGFIVIALFMPLIKLLNDLS is encoded by the coding sequence ATGCCGGTTTATCAGTATGAGGCCATGGATAACACAGGGCTCGAGGTCAAAGATACCATCGAAGCACCTTCCGAAGCCGATGCCCAGACCATGATCAAAGAGAAGGGCTTTTTCGTTACCAAAATTGCTGAAAAAGGCCGCGGCAAAAAACAGAAAAAAGGAGCAGGCGGCAAAGGGGGGGCAGCTGCCAAGAAAGCCAGCGCCAAGAAAGGTGGGTTCTCCATCGGCGGCGTGCGTCCCAAACAGCTCTGTACCTTCACCCGTCAGCTATCCACGCTGCAGGACGCTGGTCTGCCGATCCTGAGAAGTCTGCGAATTCTGGAATCGCAGGCCAAACCGGGGCCGCTCAAAGCCTCCCTGGATGGCGTTATTGAAGATATTGAATCGGGGAACACGCTCTCCGAAGCCATGGCCAAGCAGCCTAAGTGCTTCGATAACCTGTACGTCAACATGGTGAAAGCCGGTGAGGCCGGTGGTGCGCTCGAAATCATTCTGCAGCGTCTGGCCGAGTTCAAGGAACGGGCCCAGAGTCTGAAGAAAAAAGTGCAGGGGGCGATGATCTATCCGGTCGCCGTGATCACGGTAGCCAGTTTGATCGTGGGCTTCATCATGTACTGGATTATTCCGAAGTTCAAAAAGATCTTCCTCGACTTCGGTACTGAACTACCCGGTATTACGCTCATGCTCATGAATGTTAGTGATATTGTGGTGAACTACTTCTATCTTTTCCCGGCCGTTCCGATTGCGCTCTGGATCTTCATCAAGATTGTGAGGAAGAACAAGAAAGGAGCGTTTATTGTCGACTGGATTTCGCTACGAATACCCTTGTTAGGGAAAATTATCAGTAAGTCGGTGACCGCGCGAACCTGTCGAACGCTGGGGACATTAATTTCATCCGGGGTACCCATTCTGGAAGCGATTATCATCGCCCGTGACACGGCGGGGAACATGGTCTTCCAGAGGGCCTTCGATACGATTTATGCCGCGATCCGCGAAGGGGAGACCATGGCGGTTCCGCTGAAGGAAGCCCGCATCGTGGATGATATCGTGGTCAACATGGTGGACGTGGGTGAAGAGACCGGTGCGCTCGATGACATGCTCTACAAGGTGGCGGATGTGTACGACGAAGAAGTCGCTGTGCTCGTGGACGCCCTGGTGAGTCTGCTGGAACCTCTGATGGTGATCGTACTGGGGCTCATCGTGGGGTTCATCGTCATCGCACTCTTCATGCCTCTGATTAAATTGCTCAACGATTTGTCCTAG
- a CDS encoding prepilin-type N-terminal cleavage/methylation domain-containing protein, protein MRRNITHQSVRSARSGFTIVELLVVIGILLFLIATSAFVVRNIGNKAREKKTMSTIVKVNGLMQDRIEAMRKALDSTKNQQQLQSLVGQKYTSLVNNYGAKYRSIPKPVVEILVRKDIFRQNLPQYVAENPSVNAAMDAQQGVASGAAGNLGADAGASISSEYLYYILTKHETYGVSPVGEDAFLASEVADTDGDGLMEFVDGWGKPLRFYRWPTRLIKPDGSTIRRDIASAFFNGLPPASAAGFNEADPMNVDADDPQGRIQHENNRSGDLLTPLFNSSADSQYVTGQYGVMNTFWLPLIVSAGQDGILGLQEPHDEVNTGVLAQPVIPIVEGVFDNITNHNQRAGGR, encoded by the coding sequence ATGCGTCGTAATATAACTCATCAATCTGTTCGATCAGCGCGAAGCGGTTTTACGATCGTCGAGTTGTTGGTGGTCATTGGCATTCTGCTGTTCCTGATTGCTACGTCCGCATTTGTGGTTCGCAACATCGGGAATAAAGCGCGTGAGAAAAAGACCATGTCGACCATCGTCAAAGTGAATGGTCTGATGCAGGATCGCATCGAAGCCATGCGGAAAGCACTCGACTCCACGAAAAACCAGCAGCAGCTGCAGTCCCTGGTGGGGCAGAAATATACATCGCTGGTGAACAACTACGGTGCAAAATACCGCAGTATTCCCAAGCCGGTCGTCGAAATCCTGGTCCGTAAAGACATCTTTCGACAGAACCTGCCTCAATATGTCGCGGAAAATCCGAGTGTCAATGCCGCCATGGACGCCCAGCAGGGGGTCGCTTCTGGTGCTGCCGGAAATCTGGGGGCCGATGCTGGTGCCAGTATCAGTTCGGAATACCTGTATTACATCCTCACCAAACATGAAACCTATGGGGTCTCGCCGGTCGGGGAAGATGCGTTTCTCGCATCGGAAGTTGCCGACACTGATGGTGACGGGCTCATGGAGTTCGTCGATGGCTGGGGCAAACCACTTCGGTTCTACCGCTGGCCGACCCGTCTGATCAAGCCTGATGGTTCGACTATTCGGCGGGACATTGCCAGTGCCTTCTTTAACGGACTGCCCCCCGCTTCAGCAGCCGGATTCAACGAAGCAGACCCTATGAACGTTGACGCCGACGATCCTCAAGGTCGGATCCAGCACGAAAACAATCGTTCGGGGGATCTGCTGACGCCGTTATTTAACAGCAGTGCAGACTCACAGTATGTGACCGGTCAGTATGGCGTCATGAATACATTCTGGCTGCCCCTGATCGTTTCCGCTGGCCAGGATGGCATCCTGGGGCTGCAGGAACCGCACGACGAAGTCAACACGGGTGTGCTGGCACAGCCGGTCATTCCTATTGTCGAAGGTGTCTTCGATAATATTACCAACCACAATCAACGAGCCGGAGGAAGGTAA
- a CDS encoding type II secretion system protein — protein MNTFHIRQQGPTDRSAANRGVRAGFTLVEMLVSVALVLLMMLMFTEIFQLLSGSMTTQRGISENDQRERLLVTVLKADLDSRTFQYLLPFSNYQTFTTPAGVNPAPTDPRSYLYHKEDRKGYFYISENDPNDDTDDFIQFTVSRYANPSRADDTEDFYYGKAVDLSGRAPSGGTTLSRHPNQPEADDGRITADGTSQSSAAEISYFLRGSNLYRRVMLIREPLALSSTQTAQPIASDNNSTPFFLRSTSTPGPLYGEAYTSGDNFWRDFDFSAFRDVVDPMNPYVHFHDLSELKNNDPTGSEVRYPLGMPQYRFGFNHGTGLSREFVPSSAGSNPELFIGRFTHEETSHRHFNYPQDLTDSSIGGGGNPMDPSGPSLLVNPNDRVIDLLRNGSRRSEDLVLSNVRSFDIKVFDDGAQDYVDIGGATAVRFAPGARQNTVHGNNVFQNVFDTWHVRAVSSGGDQDPPYPMLSDSTVSAVAPQVPVYDLANQTPVPRAAPLTSIRIEIRYEDQSSGQLRQMTLIQPLRNKGEG, from the coding sequence ATGAACACCTTTCACATCAGACAACAGGGGCCTACAGATCGCAGCGCCGCCAATCGCGGCGTCCGCGCCGGTTTTACGCTGGTCGAAATGCTGGTTTCAGTCGCCCTGGTCCTGCTGATGATGTTGATGTTTACCGAAATTTTCCAGCTGCTCTCCGGGTCCATGACCACGCAGCGGGGGATTTCCGAAAACGATCAGCGGGAACGTCTGCTGGTCACCGTGCTGAAAGCAGACCTGGATAGCCGTACGTTCCAGTACCTGCTCCCATTCAGTAACTATCAGACTTTCACAACGCCCGCAGGCGTCAATCCTGCTCCCACCGATCCCCGCAGCTATCTGTACCACAAAGAGGACCGGAAAGGTTACTTCTACATTTCGGAAAATGATCCGAACGATGATACGGATGATTTCATTCAGTTTACGGTTTCCCGTTATGCGAATCCGTCTCGTGCAGACGACACCGAAGATTTCTATTACGGTAAAGCCGTCGATCTGAGTGGTCGTGCCCCCAGTGGTGGAACGACTCTGTCACGCCATCCCAACCAGCCGGAGGCCGATGACGGTCGTATTACCGCCGATGGAACGTCGCAGTCTTCTGCAGCCGAAATCTCCTACTTTTTGCGGGGCAGCAATCTCTATCGACGGGTCATGTTGATTCGCGAACCGCTGGCGCTTTCCAGCACGCAGACGGCACAGCCTATAGCCTCAGATAACAATAGTACGCCCTTCTTTCTGAGGTCAACCAGTACTCCCGGTCCTCTGTATGGGGAAGCATATACTTCCGGCGACAATTTCTGGCGTGACTTTGATTTCTCGGCCTTCAGGGATGTCGTTGATCCGATGAACCCTTATGTCCATTTTCATGACCTGAGCGAGCTGAAAAATAACGACCCGACCGGGAGTGAAGTGCGGTATCCACTTGGTATGCCGCAATATCGGTTCGGCTTTAATCACGGGACAGGCCTTTCCCGCGAATTCGTACCCAGTTCTGCCGGTTCGAACCCGGAACTGTTCATCGGACGGTTCACCCATGAAGAGACTTCACATCGGCACTTCAACTACCCACAGGATCTGACAGATTCTTCTATCGGTGGTGGCGGCAATCCCATGGATCCGTCCGGCCCCTCCCTGCTGGTCAATCCCAACGATCGTGTCATCGACCTGCTCCGTAACGGATCGCGTCGCTCAGAAGACCTGGTGCTTTCCAATGTGCGTTCGTTTGATATCAAAGTCTTCGATGACGGTGCCCAGGACTATGTCGATATCGGCGGTGCAACCGCGGTTCGCTTTGCTCCGGGCGCACGCCAGAACACGGTTCACGGCAACAATGTATTTCAGAACGTATTTGATACCTGGCACGTTCGGGCCGTCTCCAGTGGTGGCGATCAGGATCCACCTTATCCGATGTTGTCCGATTCAACAGTTTCCGCTGTTGCGCCCCAGGTTCCCGTTTACGATCTGGCTAACCAGACACCAGTTCCCAGGGCTGCTCCCCTGACATCGATTCGCATCGAAATTCGCTACGAAGATCAATCCAGTGGACAGCTCAGGCAGATGACCCTCATTCAGCCGTTGCGGAATAAGGGTGAAGGTTAA
- a CDS encoding prepilin-type N-terminal cleavage/methylation domain-containing protein, producing MYAFHKDNQLPLRFTSERRTGFTLVELLVVISILAILAVMTVSSINLALSSDVTRSASRQVQSYLAGARDRAIYAKEPRGVRFLVDPNNPAMVTSMVYIAPSPDWSQGVIRLERIDTIGDGTPDTILHVRGDGTDWNFLYNRGQLVDGARIKIPGDASGSWYTINLNQSPVTGGTEILRLTTAYRDPGTSDTSEVVAFAPGSGPSTYLLELPPVVLSGEEPTLLPNNTCIDLDRSYLPASWRITGVSGGDDGQPGKAGVNDDGSGGTDDNGEYLWPGSDDIRLYSSQLDLMFSPRGSVSGSEAGGGKIHFVIDTIENARSTWLSTTGYSEGDRVLLPARYITPGTLDWDMNFKPYDRMYTAVSSTGTSGSNPSIFMGATARTEGATFTDGGVTWKVELNSTPSLLSIFTRTGNVSAYPLFFDNAVSVPTGQAPDVFYYAESGETAK from the coding sequence ATGTACGCCTTTCATAAGGACAATCAGTTACCGCTGCGATTCACATCAGAACGCCGCACTGGCTTTACGCTGGTCGAGCTGCTGGTCGTGATTTCCATCCTGGCGATTCTGGCCGTGATGACCGTCTCCTCGATCAATCTGGCACTCTCCAGCGATGTGACGCGGAGTGCCTCACGACAGGTTCAGTCTTACCTGGCGGGGGCTCGCGACCGGGCCATCTATGCCAAGGAACCCCGGGGGGTTCGTTTCCTGGTTGATCCGAATAATCCAGCCATGGTGACCAGCATGGTTTATATCGCGCCCAGCCCTGACTGGAGCCAGGGTGTGATTCGCCTGGAACGCATCGATACTATCGGTGATGGCACACCTGATACGATCCTGCATGTGCGTGGTGATGGTACTGACTGGAATTTCCTTTACAACCGTGGTCAGCTGGTGGATGGTGCTCGGATCAAGATCCCCGGCGATGCCAGCGGATCCTGGTACACTATCAATCTGAATCAATCACCCGTGACCGGGGGAACCGAAATCCTCCGCCTGACGACAGCCTACCGGGACCCGGGTACGTCCGATACCTCTGAAGTTGTGGCCTTCGCACCCGGCAGTGGTCCTTCGACCTATCTGCTGGAGCTGCCCCCTGTGGTACTTTCAGGAGAAGAGCCGACACTGCTTCCTAACAATACCTGCATCGACCTCGATCGTTCCTACCTGCCCGCCAGCTGGCGGATTACAGGTGTGTCTGGCGGTGATGATGGTCAGCCCGGAAAAGCCGGCGTTAATGATGATGGTTCCGGCGGTACCGATGACAATGGTGAATACCTCTGGCCCGGATCAGATGATATCCGTCTCTATTCCAGCCAGCTTGACCTGATGTTTTCACCCCGTGGCTCCGTTTCCGGCAGCGAAGCGGGAGGGGGCAAGATTCATTTCGTCATCGATACCATTGAAAATGCCCGGTCGACCTGGCTCTCAACCACAGGCTATTCCGAAGGGGACCGCGTGCTCTTACCTGCCCGGTACATCACGCCCGGTACCCTTGATTGGGATATGAATTTTAAACCTTACGATCGCATGTATACGGCAGTGTCATCCACCGGCACGAGTGGCAGCAACCCCTCCATTTTCATGGGAGCAACTGCTCGCACCGAAGGCGCCACCTTTACCGATGGCGGTGTCACCTGGAAAGTGGAATTGAATTCGACTCCTTCTTTACTCTCCATTTTTACCCGCACGGGGAATGTCAGCGCCTATCCGCTGTTCTTCGATAACGCGGTCAGCGTTCCTACCGGACAGGCACCTGATGTCTTTTACTATGCAGAATCCGGGGAGACCGCCAAATGA